One stretch of Psilocybe cubensis strain MGC-MH-2018 chromosome 6, whole genome shotgun sequence DNA includes these proteins:
- a CDS encoding Serine/threonine-protein kinase SRPK — protein sequence MSNFPEEQLDSPAGYFPGKPGLTLDNGRWTIVRKLGWGPRSSTWLAVDNKEHVGEYSAIKILTAEATEESTATNESKLLSGPIKNFTEGFPKLTKTFYQHDDKGKRHYCLAFHVLGSSVEDLRLTNEYDGQYLPVHVVQKIIGDIAERLACLNDEKIIHGAVHPDNFLFFCVQRGESIRKVLAKSPSEKAEEVVGDDGISYPVVRSQPIDHGNPWDSSAQDILNVLIYLANYGHAHHKGVAAPTDARKTYYAPEILKGEKADQKADIWALGCSIYLLLTGTELFSETYVASPVETATETLGKLETLLKESEKLSEKDIAPAASLLRSCLAVKPTKRASAVDVLGSGWIKGGCGCGYCG from the exons ATGTCCAACTTTCCCGAAGAACAACTCGACTCACCAGCTGGCTACTTCCCTGGAAAGCCTGGCCTCACTTTAGATAATGGACGATGGACTATTGTCCGCAAGCTTGGATGGGGTCCTCGGTCCTCAACATGGCTCGCAGTCGATAACAAGGAACATGTGGGGGAGTACTCAGCGATCAAGATCTTGACCGCGGAGGCCACCGAGGAATCTACAGCCACGAACGAATCGAAACTGCTCTCCGGCCCCATCAAAAACTTCACCGAGGGCTTCCCTAAACTCACCAAAACTTTCTACCAGCACGAcgacaaaggcaaaagaCATTACTGTCTCGCATTCCACGTGCTGGGGTCATCCGTCGAGGATCTCCGGCTCACCAATGAATATGATGGGCAATACCTACCCGTTCATGTCGTTCAGAAGATTATAGGTGACATTGCAGAGCGACTTGCGTGTCTCAACGATGAGAAGATTATCCATGGGG CTGTCCATCCCGATaacttccttttcttctgcgTACAAAGAGGCGAATCGATCAGAAAAGTTCTTGCTAAATCACCTAGTGAGAAGGCAGAAGAAGTCGTTGGTGACGATGGTATCTCGTACCCAGTTGTCAGGTCACAACCAATTGACCATGGTAATCCGTGGGACTCCTCCGCGCAAGATATCCTCAACGTGTTGATTTACTTGGCGAACTACGGGCATG CACATCATAAGGGTGTTGCCGCACCTACGGACGCCAGAAAAACGTATTACGCTCCAGAAATCTTGAAGGGCGAGAAGGCCGATCAGAAGGCCGACATTTGGGCCCTGGGCTGCAGT ATCTATCTCTTGTTAACGGGCACTGAGCTTTTCTCTGAGACCTATGTTGCCTCGCCGGTCGAGACAGCCACAGAAACTCTCGGAAAATTAGAAACCCTTCTCAAAGAAAGCGAAAAGCTATCCGAGAAAGACATCGCACCCGCTGCCTCCCTCCTTAGATCGTGCCTAGCAGTCAAGCCTACAAAAAGAGCCAGCGCAGTTGATGTACTTGGTAGTGGTTGGATTAAGGGTGGATGTGGCTGCGGTTATTGCGGTTAA